A part of Capsicum annuum cultivar UCD-10X-F1 chromosome 6, UCD10Xv1.1, whole genome shotgun sequence genomic DNA contains:
- the LOC107872971 gene encoding probable trehalose-phosphate phosphatase F — MIPRRKPGRLDDVRSNGWLDAMKSSSPPSRKVQKESGIEDFSDDAKGVYSSWMFKYPSALSSFQQIVSHAKNKKIVIFLDYDGTLSPIVDDPDRAFISADMRSAVRDVANHFPTAIISGRSRDKVYQLVGLAELYYAGSHGMDIMVPIRNELCTNGSFIKCTDQQGKEVNLFQPAREFLPMIDEVYRILVNKTKEVEGAIVENHKFCASVHYRNVDENCWPALAQCVHDVLKGYPRLRQTHGRKVLEIRPIIDWDKGKAVEFLLESLGFRNSHDVLPIYIGDDRTDEDAFMVLRGRYQGYGILVSAVPKESNAIFSLRDTSEVQEFLGSLAETMENQEIYEMEEGDGTKGIL; from the exons ATGATTCCGAGAAGGAAGCCAGGGAGGCTTGATGATGTTCGTTCTAATGGTTGGCTTGATGCAATGAAGTCTTCGTCACCTCCTAGTAGGAAGGTTCAGAAGGAATCAGGCATCGAGGATTTTTCTGATGATGCTAAAGGTGTTTACTCTTCTTGGATG TTCAAGTATCCATCAGCACTTAGCTCCTTTCAGCAAATTGTTAGCCATGCAAAGAATAAAAAGATCGTTATCTTTTTAGACTATGATGGGACTCTCTCTCCAATTGTAGATGATCCTGACCGTGCTTTTATCTCCGCTGAT ATGCGTTCTGCTGTCAGGGATGTTGCGAATCATTTCCCAACAGCCATCATCAGTGGAAGAAGTCGTGATAAG GTTTATCAGTTGGTAGGACTAGCCGAACTCTATTATGCTGGTAGTCATGGTATGGACATCATGGTTCCAATTAGAAATGAGTTGTGCACTAATGGTTCATTTATTAAATGTACTGACCAGCAG GGCAAGGAAGTTAATCTATTCCAGCCTGCTCGTGAATTTTTGCCTATGATAGACGAG GTTTACAGAATCCTCGTCAATAAAACTAAAGAAGTAGAAGGTGCAATAGTTGAGAACCACAAGTTTTGTGCCTCTGTACATTACCGTAACGTAGATGAGAAT TGTTGGCCTGCTCTTGCCCAATGTGTCCACGACGTTTTGAAAGGATACCCTCGACTACGACAAACTCATGGGCGGAAG GTTTTAGAGATCCGTCCTATAATAGACTGGGACAAAGGAAAAGCCGTTGAATTTTTGCTTGAATCACTAG GTTTTAGAAACAGTCATGATGTGCTCCCTATATATATTGGCGATGACAGAACAGACGAAGATGCATTCATG GTTTTGAGGGGGAGATATCAAGGTTATGGGATTCTTGTTTCGGCTGTTCCAAAAGAGAGTAATGCTATCTTCTCTCTCAGGGATACTTCAGAG GTCCAAGAATTCTTGGGATCTCTTGCGGAAACTAtggaaaatcaagaaatatatgaAATGGAAGAGGGGGATGGAACAAAAGGGATACTATAG